In Pseudomonadota bacterium, the genomic stretch CGCCGATGCCCAGGGGATCACACCCGAGGAGGCCAAGCGCAACCGCGAGGCGACCATTCCAGCCGCGCGCTACGGCACGGCCGCCGAGTTTGGTGCGACTTGCGCGTTTCTCTGTTCGCAACACGCCGGTTTCATTGTCGGCCAGAACGTGTTGCTCGACGGCGGCGCGATCAACACCACGCTGTGACCCTCGGCGGGCCGCCTCGGGGCATCCCGCTCACCCTTCACGGTCGCCGGCCCGCTGCGCGCGGACCGGTTGACCGGCCCCGACCCGACAAGGCGCCCCCATGCTGACGCGCAACGATGTCAGTGCGATGTTGCTGATGGCCGGCGGCATCGCCACCCTGGTTTCGATGGACGCGGTGGT encodes the following:
- a CDS encoding SDR family oxidoreductase, with the protein product ADAQGITPEEAKRNREATIPAARYGTAAEFGATCAFLCSQHAGFIVGQNVLLDGGAINTTL